The following coding sequences are from one Arachis hypogaea cultivar Tifrunner chromosome 7, arahy.Tifrunner.gnm2.J5K5, whole genome shotgun sequence window:
- the LOC112702851 gene encoding probable anion transporter 4, chloroplastic, with amino-acid sequence MSLFFAPALGGAAALKAIPSPQKNHRTRTSDQLYLLSSQIHWLNASPSSLRPLRSVQQRLRVRVSSNDAHFNSIPDKNEPYNQKRQQQQQQLEPSFTEFITSERVKVVAMLALALALCNADRVVMSVAIVPLSLANGWSRAFAGVVQSSFLWGYFASPIAGGMLVDHYGGKVVMAWGVALWSLATFLTPFAAENSLLALLAVRALLGIAEGVALPSMNNMVARWFPQTERARAVGISMAGFQLGCALGLSLSPILMSQGGIFGPFVIFGLSGFLWVLVWLSATSSTPDQSPQISQYELEYILNKRQNSVAVETAKTRKVKVIPPFRRLFSKMPTWSLIVANSMHSWGFFIVLSWMPIYFNSVYHVDLRHAAWFSAVPWAVMAIMNYMSGLLSDMMIQSGTSVTLTRKIMQTIGFVGPGVCLIGLATAKNPSIGAAWLTVAFGLKSFSHSGFLVNLQEIAPKYSGVLHGISNTAATLAAIIGTVGAGYFVELVGSFPGFLWLTSLLYFLSALFYYLFSTAERVNFDDPVS; translated from the exons ATGTCCCTTTTCTTCGCCCCCGCTCTCGGAGGAGCAGCCGCCTTAAAAGCCATTCCTTCGCCGCAAAAGAACCACCGTACCAGAACCTCCGATCAGCTCTACCTCCTCTCTTCGCAAATTCACTGGCTCAATGCCTCCCCTTCTTCTCTTCGTCCTCTTCGCTCCGTTCAACAACGCCTTCGAGTTCGGGTTTCTTCAAACGACGCTCACTTCAACTCCATTCCCGACAAGAACGAACCGTACAACCAGAAAcgacagcagcagcagcagcaactggAACCGAGTTTTACAGAGTTCATCACTTCGGAGAGGGTGAAAGTGGTGGCGATGCTTGCTCTCGCTCTTGCTCTGTGTAACGCCGATCGCGTCGTCATGTCAGTCGCCATCGTGCCGTTGTCCCTCGCCAATGGCTGGAGCCGCGCTTTTGCCGGTGTCGTTCAG TCGTCTTTTCTCTGGGGTTATTTCGCTTCACCTATAGCTGGAGGTATGTTGGTTGATCACTATGGCGGCAAGGTGGTCATGGCTTGGGGAGTGGCACTGTGGTCGCTGGCAACTTTTCTTACTCCCTTTGCTGCGGAGAACTCGCTTTTGGCACTGCTTGCTGTTCGTGCTTTGCTCGGCATAGCTGAAGGAGTTGCTCTTCCTTCCATGAATAACATGGTGGCCAG ATGGTTTCCTCAAACTGAACGCGCAAGGGCTGTTGGAATTTCAATGGCTGGGTTTCAGCTTGGATGCGCATTAGGGCTCTCACTTTCTCCAATCCTTATGTCACAAGGTGGTATATTTGGTCCATTTGTGATTTTTGGCTTGTCTGGGTTTCTTTGGGTCTTGGTATGGTTATCTGCAACGTCCAGCACTCCTGACCAAAGTCCTCAGATATCACAATATGAATTGGAGTATATATTGAATAAAAGGCAAAATTCTGTTGCCGTTGAGACAGCAAAAACCAGGAAAGTTAAAGTGATCCCTCCTTTCAGGCGCTTGTTTTCTAAGATGCCAACATGGTCTCTAATTGTTGCAAATTCCATGCATAGCTGG GggttttttattgttctttcttgGATGCCCATATACTTCAACTCG GTATATCACGTGGATCTCAGGCATGCAGCATGGTTCAGTGCTGTTCCATGGGCTGTGATGGCTATCATGAATTACATGTCTGGCTTGTTGTCCGATATGATGATACAAAGTGGCACAAGTGTCACTTTGACTCGTAAAATTATGCAG ACCATTGGTTTTGTTGGTCCTGGAGTTTGTCTCATCGGGTTGGCAACAGCAAAGAATCCCTCCATTGGTGCTGCTTGGCTTACTGTAGCTTTTGGCCTGAAATCTTTCAGTCACTCTGGCTTTCTTGTGAACCTTCAG GAGATTGCACCAAAATATTCTGGCGTTTTACATG GAATTTCAAATACGGCTGCAACATTGGCTGCTATAATTGGAACAGTTGGAGCTGGCTATTTTGTTGAGCTAGTTGGTTCCTTCCCAGGATTTCTGTGGCttacatcacttctgtattttcTTTCTGCTCTTTTCTACTACCTCTTCTCAACTGCAGAGAGAGTAAATTTTGATGATCCTG TTAGCTGA